The Saprospiraceae bacterium genome includes the window CAACGTGAGAAAAAAGAATTGGAAGACCAGTTAGAAACCTTGACCAATAAGCAGAATTCTTTGGAAAAACTCATTCGATCTTATGATCAGATGAGCCGGGATTTGGATTTCCGCAAGAAAAAATTGAAACTGGAAACGAAAGAACAAGCCTTACAACAAACAGCCCATCAAAACAAAGAGATCGAAAAGGTCATTCGAGAGATTCGAGAAAAACAAAACCTGGAGAAAGCCAAAGAATTAGCTCTCCAAGCCAAAGAAGAACGCCAGCTCCTTTCCAATGAAGTAAATGAACTAAGAGAGCATATTTACTACGAGCCTGCGGCCAATAAACGGCTGGAAAAAGAAGCGATTATTAAAGTGGGCGATTTTGTGAAAATGCGCACGGGAGGAGCAACGGGGCAGGTAGAATCTGTTGATAAAAAGAAAGCGGTCGTATGGATTGGAGATTTGAAAATGACCATCAAATTACGCGACCTCCAACCTGCCAATGAGCCACTCGAAGTCAGGTCAACTAAAAGTGTGCAAATGGATCAAATTGCAAACACCGCCAGTTTCCAATCCAAAATTGATATACGAGGAATGCGAATGGAAGAAGCCCTGAAAATTGTAGAAGATTTTGTAGATAAAGCCCTGATGGCCAATACCAATACCCTTAGGATCGTCCATGGTAAAGGCAATGGGGTATTGCGGCAAGTGGTCCGGCAAAAACTTCGAGAATACCAAAATGTAGACATGGATATTCGCCACCCAGAAGCAGAATTAGGTGGGGATGGTGTTACTTTGATAGAAATAAAATAATTTTCACCCACACGCAACCCTTTTTCCTGTTCTTTCCGTATCTGCATAAATATGGCAGACACCGACAATATAAACCTTGACATACTCCTACAAGGCTGTCGAGAAAAAAGGCGAAGTAGTCAAAAAAAGCTCTATGAGCTCTTTTATGGCTATGGTATGAATATCTGTTTGCGTTATGCCAAAAACCAGACAGAGGCACAAGAAATGCTCAACGATGGCTTTTTGAGAATATTCACGAACATCGATCAATTCGATTCAGATTTCCCTTTTAAAGGCTGGCTTAGAAAAGTGTTAGTCAATGCAGCAATTGATTACCACCGCAAGCACAAACGATACCAATTAACCACCCTTTCCGCAGACATTTCACAAATGGTTGAGCAAAGGCAGGATGAGCCAATTATTGGGCCAGAGGAAGATGTTTTGTCTGTACTACAAAAGTTGCCACCGGCCTATCAAATGGTCTTCAACCTTTATGTCATGGAGGGTTTTAAGCACCATGAAATTGCAGAGAAATTAAATATTAGCGTTGGGGCATCAAAATCTAATTTGTCGAGGGCTAAGGAAAAATTAAGAATCTTATTGCTTAACAAACAGGGTAAAAGGATCAAATCCAATTGAGTATGGATGATTTTTACAAATCGCTGAAAGATAACCTGGAAAATCGGCCGGAACCCCATTTTGAGGAGAGTGCATGGAACGCCTTAGACAACCAGCTGAACCAGTTGGAGCAACAGAAGGGCAGGATAGTGGTTTGGCCATGGTGGTCCTATGTTTTGCTAGCTTTATTACCCTTGTCTGTTATTTTAAATGGGTGGCTCTTTTGGCAAAATCAGCAAGTTGCCACCACGCCTATTACCACAAATGCAGCTATGGCACCAAGCGTAGATACCGTTTTTCAAACTCGCTTCGTTTATCAGTTTGATACCGTTCACCACACACAAATTATTGAAAAACAAAAACTTGTGCCAATAGGCTTTGGCTCAAGTTGGAAGAATAGATTACAGGGAGATATGGAATTTTGGACTCAGCGATTTTCAATTCAAGGAAATAAATCTACTGATGTTTCATCTGTGGTTACGATTAGTGAATGGCTCCAATCAAGAGCGATAGATACTGCTTATCCTTTGGCCATACACCCCGACCTTGGAAAGCCAAAAGGAGGTGCAGAAACAAATCAGGAAAAGGGGGATAAATTATCGTTGATGCCCCTTCAAAAACTTGGTTTTTTATTAGATATTCCGCTACAAAAGGAGAATGCCAATGCTTATGACCTGCCGATTGCTGCTTTCCGACCGACGCGGCCTCCGTTTTTAAGTGCACTCCGGCCGCAAGGCTTATCGATTGGCTTGCATGGGGGAGTGGCCTATCCCTTTTTAGAAAGGGTAGAGGATGAAGCCGCCCATTATCGTGGCATTAACCTGGCGCTACAATTTCCCGGCCATGTTGAATTATGGGGCGAGTTGGGCTTTCAAAATATAAACTATAAGGTTTATGAAATGGACGAGGCATTGGGCGTTCCGGTAAAAGAGGCTCCTGTAGGTGGGTTCACCTTTTATAATGCGCTGGTCTTACAATCCAGATTGTATTATGCAGGAGGACTGAAGTATCGATTTCTACATTTGGGTAGTAGGTGGCGGCCAGTTGTTGAAATGGGCTATAGCAGCCTCTCCTTTTTGCCATATGAAATATACTACGAATTCCAGGATCCCAATATAGATAATGATATTCGCCTTGAAAATCATATTGATCGAAAGGATGGCCCCACCCATTATTTAATTACCAGAGCTGGATACGAGATGGTGCTAAACAAAAGATGGCAGTGGCAAATCATGGGAGAATTTCGCTATTCATTATCTGAGAACACCTTTACCAACCCACACCTGCTTGGGCTAAAAGCAGGTCTTTCTTATCAATTTTAAAATAGTTGGCCAACCTACGCAACCCTTTTAAGCATTTTATACGTAAGGGGGAAATTATAACTCAAACATTTTATTTATGATAAAATTTGCATGTGGAGCTATCTGCTTGTTAGCAACTATCGGCTTAACCGCCCAAATTATTCCTAATTACCAAACAAATATTGATACTGCAAAAAACTTGGCACAGACAGAAAATCGGTCTATCCTAATGGTTTTTGCGGGCTCCGATTGGTGCCGACCATGTATTCAATTCAAAAAGGATATTTTGGAATCAGCAGCTTTTCAGCTTTATGCTAAAGAAAACCTAGTCATCCTTTACCTTGATTTTCCTGCCAGACGCAAAAATCAATTGCCTGACGAGCAAAGGAAACACAACGAAGCGCTGGCAGAACAATTCAACAAATCTGGTCGCTTCCCCAACATCCTGCTACTTTCTCCCCAAGGAGAAGTCTTGTCTCCCCTGACCTTCTCCAACCAGTCACCTACAGACTTTATTGCCGAAATTACAAGGCAAGGAACTTAAGGAGTTCCTAATTGCCTCATCTTTAATTATGCTTATCACCATGAGAAAGCTTTTAATCGTAGTGTTCCTATGCTGGAGCCAATTGGCCATTAGCCAATCTTCACCTTTAGTTGAGCATAAAAAGGTACTCAAATTAATGGGGACCCGCTTTGAATTAGGGGCGACGGCGACCAGTGACACCCTGGCCTGGGCCGCCATCAATGCTGGGATCGCAGAAATCCAGCGGATTGAGAAGTTGATATCCTCCTGGGATGAACATTCCCAAACCAGTGCTATCAACCAAAAGGCTGGCCTGGCACCTGTGAAAGTAGCTAAGGAATTATTTGATCTTATTTTCAGGGCCAAAAAAGTAGCAAAACTAACCGATGGAGCCTTTGATATTTCGTTTGCATCCATGGATCGCATTTGGAAGTTCGATGGCAGCATGCAGGCAATGCCACCTCCAGCGGCCGTGCAAGCCGCTGCCGCCAAAATTAATTGGGAAAACATCATTTTAGATGCCGAACAACAGACTGTATTCCTCAAGGAGGAAGGTATGAAAATCGGCTTTGGTGGCATTGGTAAAGGGTATGCAGCCAACCGGGCCAAGGCCTTGATGGCAAGGTTGCCTGGTGTCAAGGGTGGCATCGTTAACGCCGCTGGCGACCTTTGCGCCTGGGGCGAGCGGGCCGAACAAAAAAAATGGACCATCAAAATTGCCGACCCTACTGATAAAACCAAAGCGTTAGGATGGCTGCAAATAAAGGAGGCAGCAGTCGTTACCTCGGGAGATTATGAGCGCTTTGTTTTTTTTGATGGAAAACGGTATGCTCATATTATTGATCCTCGGACGGGGTATCCCACGACAGGGATCAAAAGTGCGACCATCGTTTGTTCGGATGCCGAAATTGCAGATGCCCTGGCGACCAGCGTATTTGTCTTAGGCCGCGTAGATGGTATGGCCCTCATCAACCAGCTCAAGGGCGTAGAATGCTTAATTATTACGGATGAAAATGAAATTTTGACATCCGATCATCTCCAACTTAATTATTACTAATGAAAAAATATCGTTTGGTAAATGGCCTGGCAAGTCTAGCCTTTTTATGCTGCTTGAACAGCTGCGTCTCCGTCAAAGCCTATCAAAAGATGTATCTCAATGATAGTGAAATGGAACTGGCAGCCAAAAAATGTGAAACCTTCGAAACCAA containing:
- a CDS encoding RNA polymerase sigma factor — translated: MADTDNINLDILLQGCREKRRSSQKKLYELFYGYGMNICLRYAKNQTEAQEMLNDGFLRIFTNIDQFDSDFPFKGWLRKVLVNAAIDYHRKHKRYQLTTLSADISQMVEQRQDEPIIGPEEDVLSVLQKLPPAYQMVFNLYVMEGFKHHEIAEKLNISVGASKSNLSRAKEKLRILLLNKQGKRIKSN
- a CDS encoding thioredoxin family protein — encoded protein: MIKFACGAICLLATIGLTAQIIPNYQTNIDTAKNLAQTENRSILMVFAGSDWCRPCIQFKKDILESAAFQLYAKENLVILYLDFPARRKNQLPDEQRKHNEALAEQFNKSGRFPNILLLSPQGEVLSPLTFSNQSPTDFIAEITRQGT
- a CDS encoding FAD:protein FMN transferase codes for the protein MRKLLIVVFLCWSQLAISQSSPLVEHKKVLKLMGTRFELGATATSDTLAWAAINAGIAEIQRIEKLISSWDEHSQTSAINQKAGLAPVKVAKELFDLIFRAKKVAKLTDGAFDISFASMDRIWKFDGSMQAMPPPAAVQAAAAKINWENIILDAEQQTVFLKEEGMKIGFGGIGKGYAANRAKALMARLPGVKGGIVNAAGDLCAWGERAEQKKWTIKIADPTDKTKALGWLQIKEAAVVTSGDYERFVFFDGKRYAHIIDPRTGYPTTGIKSATIVCSDAEIADALATSVFVLGRVDGMALINQLKGVECLIITDENEILTSDHLQLNYY
- a CDS encoding DUF4266 domain-containing protein codes for the protein MKKYRLVNGLASLAFLCCLNSCVSVKAYQKMYLNDSEMELAAKKCETFETNFEAYREGAQGANGGKVGGGCGCN